A segment of the Thermoplasmata archaeon genome:
AGATATAGAGTGCAAAAAACATTTTGAAGTACCAATATCTGTGAATGATAACAAGTTTAGTACAGGCATTAAAGATCTGGATGATATATTAGGTGGAGGATACAGCTATGGATCGGTAAACTTAATAGAGTACGGTGAAGGTGTAGGATTGCATAGCCAGCTACTAAAATTGCCTATAATTGCAAATGCTGTAGTTTTAGATCGAGGCGTATTAATGGCCTTACCAACTGGATACTCAATTGAAGAAGAAAAAGAGAGATATAACATATATATAAATGATAAAACAAAAGTAGACACTCACATAATCTTTTTAGATTATACCAGATCAAGCAGTGATAAAGAGAATATAATTTCGCTTGGCAGCCAGAACAAAGAAAAAACAGGTGCGTTGATACAGCAAGCGATAACCAAGCTCAAAACATTTGGTTCACCCGTATTTTACCTTATTTCGATTGGAGTAATTGAGAAATATAGGGGAACATTAGCAATTCAAGAAATAGTAGAGTTTATAAACAATATTATAGATAATAAAGACATAGGAATTTTAACTTTACGGCCGGGAGTTAAGAATAAAACCCAGATTATGAACATGGCAAGCACGCATATCAGGGTAGTATTAATAAACAATACCTTATGCTTATACGGAATAAATCCCAAAACAAACATATATGTAATAGAACCGTGGGAGTGCCATTTAACACAACGCTTTTATAAATTGATATCAATTATTTAGCTATCATCTCTAATCAGCCAGCTACTGTTCTGTAAAGTTTCTATAATTTTCAGATTATTTTTCAAAATGAAAAATAACTGCTTTAAGGCTTAGCCGTATTACTTTAACGATTTAAAGCAGCTTTAAAAATATACACTTTTTAATTTAAATAACAGACGTTTATTATGATTTATCATGGTTAAAAAAAAAGTAAACTTGAAAATATATGGTATGACATGCGAAGATTGTGCTATTACAATAACTAAACACCTTAACGAAAAAGATGGCGTGAAAGTACTGAATCTATCATTTTTAAATGAGCATGGCACCATAATTGTGGATACTGACAAAATATCTGCAGAAGAAGTTTTGAAATTGCCAATATTTAGTGGCAAGTCACATTACAGAGCCATGTTAGAAGATGATCAAAAATGAAAGACTACGATCTCATAATTCTGGGTGGCGGCTCTGCCGCGTTTTCAGCAGCGATCAAGGCTGTAGAGTTTGGAGCGCATGTTATGATCATAGAAAATAATGTAATTGGAGGAACCTGTGTAAATAGAGGATGCATACCGAGCAAGAACCTTTTATGGGCTTCATCGCTGTTTGGAAACTTTGCAATTAATAATTTCAAGCAGATAAAATTAAATGGCAAGTATGACCTGAAAAAGCTGATAGAGCAGAAAGATGCGCTTGTGTCAAAGCTTAGAAAAGAGAAGTACGAGAATCTATTAGGATACTATCCCAATATCCAGTTTGTGAAAGGCACTGGCAAATTTGATGGACAATCTATAAAAATTGCAGATCGCACTTACAGCGCGAGAAAATACATAATAGCAACAGGCTCTTTGCCGCATGTTCCAGGCATTGATGGCATTTCAAAAATTAATATATTGACCAGCAATGAGCTGTTGAACATGAGCAAAGTTCCAGAGAGCATAGGCATAATAGGAGGTGGCTACATCGCACTGGAAATGAGTATGTATCTGAGCTGGCTAGGCTCAAAAGTTACAATATTTGAGAGAGGAGAAAGGCTATTGAAAAAGTACGATGCAGACATGTCAGAGGCTGTAGAACAGTATCTTAACAAGAACGGTGTGAAAATACTGAAAAATGTCACGTTTCATAGAGTGGGAAAACTAAAATCACAGAATGAAATTGATATAAGCGTAAAAAGAGATTCACAATCCTTGTTTTTTGAAGCTCTGTTAGTCGCGTCTGGAAGAATACCTAATACCGAAAACATAGGATTGAATACAGCGACTGTAACTGTTGATGATCACGATGCTGTGATAATAGACAAAACATTAAAAACTTCAAATCCCGACATTTACGCTGCAGGAGATGTAACAGGCTTAAATATGCTCGTTACAGTAGCTGCAAAGCAAGGTGCTGTAGCTGCTGAAAACGCGCTTTTTGGGCAGGATCTCGAGATCGATTATAATCTAATACCATATGCGATATACACAGATCCTCAGATTGCTGGAGTGGGGTTGCTTGAAGAACAAGCTAAAAAGAAAAATATTATATACAATGTTCGAACACTGACCAATGTGCTAGTTCCAAAGGCAAATACCATGCGCCATACTGCTGGATTTGTAAAGATGCTCACTGACAAGGAAGATCACATCATCGGGTTTCATGGATTTGCACCTTACATATCAGAGTTTGTATCAGAAGCCACGCTAGCAATCAAGTATCGGATGACTCCTGAAGAGTTGGCAGAGATCGTGCATCCGTATCCAACAATGTCTGAATCACTGAAGATGGTCGCACAATCATTTTCTAAAGATATGTCAAGGTTAAGCTGCTGTGCAGAATAACTGTTTTTTTCACAATTTTGATTTTTTGTTAAGTTCCAGCACGGTTCTTACAAACTGCAGATACTCATCTTTTATAGAATAGTACGTGTATTTCCATTCTTCTCTTTTTTTGAGCAGTCCTGCATTATACAGTTTTTGAAGATGCAACGTGATTGTAGGCTGTGCAAGTTTGAACGAAGGTATGATCTCGCAAGCGCACAGCTCTCCGTATTTGTTAAGAGCATATAATATAGCAAGCCGCGCTTTGTTTGCAAGCGCTTCAGTTATTTGCTCCACAGACTCAAAATCTTCGATTTTTACAGGCGTTATCTTTTTAAGGTTACAATACTCAACATTGTTCATATTGTTAATCTATAATGTCACAATGATATTAAACTTTTTTCTGATTTTCTAAATTTTTCAAGTCTGCCCAGCTGAACCCAGACCAGCAACAACATTAACGGTATTTCTAACAATGGCCCTATCGCTGTGGCTATTGGCACAAACGGGTACTTGGAAAACGCAACTAAGGCAATGGCTATTGCCACTTCAAAGTCTCGCGCAGAAACTGTGTATCCGATCGCTGTAGAGTCCTGATAATTGTATTTGAGCTTTTTTGCTGTAAAATAGCCAATGTGAAACAATATAAAATAAAACGAGAGCATCACTATTGCCATCATCCATATGAGCGATGGATATTCTATGATTCCATACCCTTCGCTCCAGAACATCACGATTATTGTAAACAGCAGCGCTATAGTCTGCACGTTTCCCAGCACGTTCAGAACCTTTGAAAAATATGGTTTTTTGTGCATTAACTGCCTGGTCAATACACCTGCAATAAGCGGCAGCGCCAGATACAACAGCACACTCTCCAGTATCAGCGAAGGCTCTATTACAACGCTAGTTCTCGCAAGTATGTAGACAAGAAACGGAGTTGTAATGATCTGGATAATCGAGTTCCAAGCTACAAAAGACACTCCCAGCGCCAGATTGCCCTTTGAGAGATCTGTCCATACCATTACCATAGCTATGCATGGTGCCACGCCCAATAGTATCACACCCACAACCACCTGATTTGCAACGTTCATGCTGATCAGTCCCATGCGGTAAAATATCAGGTCGAAAAATAGGTATCCGAGCCCTGCCACAAGAAACGGATCTATCAGATAGTTCAGTGCCAGCATCAGCCCCACGCTCTTTATGTTTGTTAGACTTTTTGCAAAATCGCGCATTCGCACTTTCGTCATGGCCGGATAGATCATGAAAAACAGGCCTACAGGTATGCCGTACGTGGCCACAGCATCACTCGCACTCTTTAAATGTATTCCAAGCTCCAATCCCAGTACAATAGCAATGACTACAAATAATGGAAATAGTATTGTTTTTAAGCCAAGTGTTTTTCCAATGCTCGTCATACTACTCCCTTGCAAATTTCAACAGTTCTGGCATAAATAAATACATCTGAAAATGCGTTTTTGCAGACAGTATACGATCCGAGGTCCTTATTACAGGCACATCCACGTATATTGCGTTCTTGCGCTCTATTTCATCTTTTATAGACGGGTGTCCGGTAACCTTTTTATTTGAGAGCAGTCCTGCCTCTGCGAGTATCAATGGTGCATGGCATATTGTTGCAAATTTTGTGGAGTTACTCATGTTCTTGATGATCTTTATGGTGATAGGATTTTTTAACAGGTTTGCCGGCGAGTTTGCACCTGGCATATAAATCAAGTCATAATGATCCATATCTT
Coding sequences within it:
- a CDS encoding bile acid:sodium symporter, whose amino-acid sequence is MTSIGKTLGLKTILFPLFVVIAIVLGLELGIHLKSASDAVATYGIPVGLFFMIYPAMTKVRMRDFAKSLTNIKSVGLMLALNYLIDPFLVAGLGYLFFDLIFYRMGLISMNVANQVVVGVILLGVAPCIAMVMVWTDLSKGNLALGVSFVAWNSIIQIITTPFLVYILARTSVVIEPSLILESVLLYLALPLIAGVLTRQLMHKKPYFSKVLNVLGNVQTIALLFTIIVMFWSEGYGIIEYPSLIWMMAIVMLSFYFILFHIGYFTAKKLKYNYQDSTAIGYTVSARDFEVAIAIALVAFSKYPFVPIATAIGPLLEIPLMLLLVWVQLGRLEKFRKSEKSLISL
- a CDS encoding DJ-1/PfpI family protein, which encodes MKRIGIMIDDGYHDLELWIPYYRFKEEHIDFDVLAYEDREYSGVYDLDRIRPTNLITEDMDHYDLIYMPGANSPANLLKNPITIKIIKNMSNSTKFATICHAPLILAEAGLLSNKKVTGHPSIKDEIERKNAIYVDVPVIRTSDRILSAKTHFQMYLFMPELLKFARE
- the merA gene encoding mercury(II) reductase → MKDYDLIILGGGSAAFSAAIKAVEFGAHVMIIENNVIGGTCVNRGCIPSKNLLWASSLFGNFAINNFKQIKLNGKYDLKKLIEQKDALVSKLRKEKYENLLGYYPNIQFVKGTGKFDGQSIKIADRTYSARKYIIATGSLPHVPGIDGISKINILTSNELLNMSKVPESIGIIGGGYIALEMSMYLSWLGSKVTIFERGERLLKKYDADMSEAVEQYLNKNGVKILKNVTFHRVGKLKSQNEIDISVKRDSQSLFFEALLVASGRIPNTENIGLNTATVTVDDHDAVIIDKTLKTSNPDIYAAGDVTGLNMLVTVAAKQGAVAAENALFGQDLEIDYNLIPYAIYTDPQIAGVGLLEEQAKKKNIIYNVRTLTNVLVPKANTMRHTAGFVKMLTDKEDHIIGFHGFAPYISEFVSEATLAIKYRMTPEELAEIVHPYPTMSESLKMVAQSFSKDMSRLSCCAE
- a CDS encoding cation transporter, which translates into the protein MVKKKVNLKIYGMTCEDCAITITKHLNEKDGVKVLNLSFLNEHGTIIVDTDKISAEEVLKLPIFSGKSHYRAMLEDDQK
- a CDS encoding ATPase domain-containing protein; its protein translation is EDLVYALVKDLVEGGNTDIIFVLEKKKAENLEYIADGVILLEQDLYDNRKIRILSIEKLRGIETKFKKYLFTLKDGKFYIFSQMIDIECKKHFEVPISVNDNKFSTGIKDLDDILGGGYSYGSVNLIEYGEGVGLHSQLLKLPIIANAVVLDRGVLMALPTGYSIEEEKERYNIYINDKTKVDTHIIFLDYTRSSSDKENIISLGSQNKEKTGALIQQAITKLKTFGSPVFYLISIGVIEKYRGTLAIQEIVEFINNIIDNKDIGILTLRPGVKNKTQIMNMASTHIRVVLINNTLCLYGINPKTNIYVIEPWECHLTQRFYKLISII
- a CDS encoding metalloregulator ArsR/SmtB family transcription factor: MNNVEYCNLKKITPVKIEDFESVEQITEALANKARLAILYALNKYGELCACEIIPSFKLAQPTITLHLQKLYNAGLLKKREEWKYTYYSIKDEYLQFVRTVLELNKKSKL